The following coding sequences are from one Aliarcobacter skirrowii CCUG 10374 window:
- a CDS encoding spermidine synthase — MNNNKIFAEMMINIPLCTHYEAKEVLVLGTIDDAIVNEAKKHSDESNITFSNLDILKQKEEKSVDTIILTDIKLDFQTLSDIFRVLKSDGILTFSSSFYSKDIEALKNDLEVAGKLFWIVMPFSFGHTTSIIASKKYHPTADLNLNRAEFLEDMDYYSAEIHSASFVFPAKVHKELTGIAKR, encoded by the coding sequence ATGAATAACAACAAAATATTTGCAGAGATGATGATAAATATTCCACTTTGCACTCACTATGAAGCTAAAGAGGTTTTAGTTTTAGGAACTATTGATGATGCTATTGTAAATGAAGCAAAAAAGCACTCAGATGAATCAAATATAACATTCTCAAATCTTGATATTCTTAAACAAAAAGAGGAAAAGAGTGTTGATACAATTATCTTAACAGATATCAAACTTGATTTTCAAACTCTTTCAGATATTTTTAGAGTTTTAAAATCTGATGGAATTTTAACTTTTAGTTCTAGCTTTTACTCTAAAGATATTGAAGCTTTAAAAAATGATTTAGAAGTTGCTGGAAAACTATTTTGGATTGTTATGCCTTTTAGTTTTGGTCACACAACTTCAATTATTGCTTCAAAAAAATATCATCCAACTGCTGATTTAAATCTAAATAGAGCTGAGTTTTTGGAAGATATGGATTATTATAGTGCAGAGATTCACTCTGCATCTTTTGTTTTTCCTGCAAAGGTTCATAAAGAGTTAACTGGTATTGCTAAAAGATAA
- the thiM gene encoding hydroxyethylthiazole kinase, producing MIDILVDILKDTKEKNPLIHQITNYVTVNDCANVTLAIGASPVMADEIDEVEDFVDIASSLLLNIGTINKRVKKSIKKASSKAKSINTPVILDPVGVGASKIRTSIVKELLKESKVDVLRGNISEIKSILKISSNTKGVDASKDDFDSIENLSFIAKKLSKKYKNIVAITGEVDIISDGKRAVAIKNGNDLLPKITGTGCMCSSLIASFCGTSNDKLFEATVLGILVMGIAGEIASINANKKNLGTFHKELFNVIGNFNEEILRSMAKIKVLS from the coding sequence ATGATAGATATTTTAGTAGATATATTAAAAGATACAAAAGAAAAAAATCCTTTAATTCATCAAATTACAAACTATGTAACTGTAAATGATTGTGCAAATGTAACTTTAGCAATAGGTGCTAGTCCTGTTATGGCTGATGAGATTGATGAAGTTGAAGATTTTGTAGATATTGCATCATCTTTACTTTTAAATATTGGAACAATAAATAAAAGAGTAAAAAAATCTATAAAAAAAGCATCTTCAAAAGCAAAAAGTATAAATACTCCAGTAATTCTAGACCCAGTTGGAGTTGGAGCTAGTAAGATTAGAACTTCTATTGTAAAAGAGCTTTTAAAAGAGTCAAAAGTTGATGTTTTAAGAGGAAATATATCTGAGATAAAATCAATCTTGAAAATTAGCTCAAATACAAAAGGTGTTGATGCTTCAAAAGATGATTTTGACTCAATAGAAAATCTTAGCTTCATTGCTAAAAAATTATCAAAAAAGTATAAAAATATTGTTGCAATAACAGGTGAAGTTGATATTATTAGTGATGGAAAAAGAGCTGTTGCTATTAAAAATGGGAATGATCTTTTACCAAAAATTACAGGAACTGGTTGTATGTGTTCATCTTTAATCGCTAGTTTTTGTGGAACTTCAAATGATAAACTATTTGAAGCAACTGTTTTGGGTATATTGGTTATGGGTATTGCTGGTGAAATTGCATCTATAAATGCAAATAAAAAAAATCTTGGAACTTTTCATAAAGAGCTATTTAATGTAATAGGAAACTTCAATGAAGAGATTTTAAGAAGTATGGCAAAAATTAAAGTTTTGTCTTAA
- the thiD gene encoding bifunctional hydroxymethylpyrimidine kinase/phosphomethylpyrimidine kinase, with product MKKVLTIAGSDCIGGAGIQADLKTFSSFGTYGMSVVTAVVAENTFSVIEIQDVTSNMIQKQLEAVFDDIVPDVIKIGMLGNIDAMRVVSEFLQKAKQNYKDLKVVVDPVMYAKNGAALMDIKNMNSLIELILPIADLITPNIAEAQHLANIKIESKDDIKKACKIIFDKACKNVLIKGGDSFDALDILFDGNSFFEFTSPKIKTTNTHGTGCTFSSAIAANLALGNSLKDSIQISKEYIYEAIKNAPNLGKGNGPTNHFHKFFKGE from the coding sequence ATGAAAAAAGTTTTAACCATTGCAGGATCAGACTGTATTGGTGGAGCTGGAATACAAGCTGATTTAAAAACTTTTAGTTCATTTGGAACTTATGGTATGAGTGTAGTAACTGCTGTTGTGGCTGAAAATACATTTAGTGTTATAGAGATTCAAGATGTAACTTCCAATATGATTCAAAAACAACTTGAAGCTGTTTTTGATGATATTGTTCCAGATGTTATAAAAATTGGAATGCTTGGAAATATTGATGCAATGAGAGTTGTAAGTGAGTTTTTACAAAAAGCAAAACAAAACTACAAAGATTTAAAAGTTGTTGTAGATCCTGTTATGTATGCAAAAAATGGTGCAGCTTTAATGGATATAAAAAATATGAATAGCTTAATTGAGCTAATTTTACCTATTGCAGACCTAATAACACCAAATATAGCAGAAGCTCAACACTTAGCAAATATCAAAATAGAGTCAAAAGATGATATAAAAAAGGCTTGTAAAATTATATTTGATAAAGCTTGTAAAAATGTACTTATAAAAGGTGGAGATAGTTTTGATGCTTTGGATATTTTATTTGATGGAAACAGTTTCTTTGAATTTACATCACCAAAAATAAAAACTACAAATACTCACGGAACTGGTTGCACATTCTCATCTGCAATTGCAGCAAACTTAGCTTTAGGAAACTCTTTAAAAGATTCTATTCAAATATCAAAAGAGTATATTTATGAAGCTATAAAAAATGCACCAAATCTAGGAAAAGGAAATGGTCCAACAAACCATTTTCATAAATTTTTTAAAGGAGAGTAG
- a CDS encoding peptide-binding protein, with protein MKFLIINIIFFLSLSASTLTLSMSSSPSRLNPILANDSASSEISDWLFDGLLKYDKDGNVTTSIASYYKFETPTKLIIGLKDNVLWHDGVKLSAKDVVFTYEQIISPKVFNSIKSNFNEVKSVKALDDLTVEIEYKKPYFKALEIWMVGLLPYHILKDEQNLMTSSFNKNPIGTGSYKLKEFKTASDIELIANDYFFEGRPKIDRILYKFLPDTNTSFLYLKQNKLDIGSLTAMQVSRQIDDEFKNSFDILTKASNGFSYLGFNLKNPKFSDIKVREALSLAINRQELIDILFFGYAKVCNGPFMPDSFAYNDEVKPVVQDLKKAKALLKEAGYDEKNPLTFELVTNTGNDIRVNTALILQYQLAKVGVNMKIKVMEWQAFLNTVVHPRKFETVLLGWSLALMPDAYPLWHSSSSKLGGFNLVNYKNKRVDELIEKGITTVNKDELSKIYKEIFKIISNDLPYLFLYIPDSITVVNKKIKNIEPSIIGIMHNQKDWEIKE; from the coding sequence ATGAAATTTTTAATAATAAATATAATATTTTTTCTATCTCTAAGTGCCTCAACTCTTACTTTGTCTATGAGTTCAAGTCCTAGTAGATTAAATCCTATTTTAGCAAATGATTCTGCAAGTAGTGAGATTAGCGATTGGCTATTTGATGGGCTTTTGAAGTATGATAAAGATGGAAATGTTACAACTAGTATCGCTTCATATTACAAATTTGAAACTCCTACAAAATTAATAATTGGATTAAAAGATAATGTGCTTTGGCACGATGGTGTAAAATTATCTGCAAAAGATGTAGTTTTTACTTATGAGCAAATAATAAGTCCAAAAGTTTTTAACTCTATAAAATCAAACTTTAATGAGGTAAAAAGTGTAAAAGCTCTTGATGATTTAACAGTTGAGATTGAGTATAAAAAACCATATTTTAAAGCCTTAGAAATTTGGATGGTTGGTCTTTTACCATACCATATTTTAAAAGATGAACAAAATCTTATGACAAGCAGTTTTAATAAAAATCCAATAGGAACAGGCTCTTATAAATTAAAAGAGTTTAAAACAGCAAGTGATATTGAACTTATTGCAAATGATTATTTTTTTGAAGGTCGTCCAAAAATTGATAGGATTTTATATAAATTTTTACCAGATACAAATACATCTTTTTTGTATCTAAAACAAAACAAACTCGATATTGGAAGCCTTACTGCTATGCAAGTTTCAAGACAAATAGATGATGAGTTTAAAAATAGTTTTGATATTTTAACAAAGGCTAGTAACGGTTTTTCTTATTTAGGATTTAACTTAAAAAATCCAAAATTTAGTGATATAAAAGTTAGAGAAGCTCTATCTTTGGCTATAAATAGGCAAGAGTTAATAGATATTTTGTTTTTTGGTTATGCAAAGGTTTGCAACGGACCTTTTATGCCAGATTCATTTGCTTATAATGATGAGGTAAAACCAGTTGTTCAAGATTTAAAAAAAGCAAAAGCTTTATTAAAAGAGGCTGGGTATGATGAGAAAAATCCTTTAACATTTGAACTTGTTACAAATACAGGAAATGATATAAGAGTAAATACAGCTTTGATTTTACAATACCAACTAGCAAAAGTTGGTGTAAATATGAAAATCAAAGTTATGGAGTGGCAAGCTTTTTTAAATACGGTTGTTCATCCACGAAAATTTGAAACTGTACTTTTAGGATGGTCTTTGGCTTTGATGCCAGATGCTTACCCTTTATGGCATAGTTCAAGTTCAAAATTAGGTGGTTTTAACCTAGTAAATTATAAAAACAAAAGAGTTGATGAGTTGATTGAAAAAGGAATTACAACTGTAAATAAAGATGAGCTAAGCAAAATATATAAAGAGATTTTTAAAATTATTTCAAACGATTTACCATATCTATTTTTATATATTCCAGACTCAATTACAGTTGTAAATAAAAAGATAAAAAATATAGAACCATCAATTATAGGAATAATGCACAATCAAAAAGATTGGGAAATAAAAGAGTAA
- a CDS encoding HAD family hydrolase — translation MNKKEKIILFDLDGTLIDSTDAITSTFLHAFSKHNFDFKGTIEDIKVQIGYPLDIMFENLGVDRKIVWDFVDSYKMRYKDISVAQTLLLENAFEAVTLASKFARLGVVTTKTRIYSTPILENFDILKHFEVIIGREDVQNPKPHKEPILKALDAFKYDDKKHQAFMVGDTKLDLISASNASINSVGVLCGYSNEEELLKYTNIVKKDSLEAVKHISLL, via the coding sequence ATGAACAAAAAAGAGAAGATTATTTTATTTGATTTAGATGGAACACTAATTGACTCAACAGATGCAATTACAAGTACATTTTTACACGCCTTTTCAAAACATAATTTTGATTTTAAAGGAACTATTGAAGATATAAAGGTTCAAATTGGTTATCCACTTGATATTATGTTTGAAAATTTGGGTGTGGATAGAAAAATAGTTTGGGATTTTGTAGATAGTTATAAAATGCGATATAAAGATATTTCAGTTGCTCAAACACTACTTTTGGAAAATGCTTTTGAAGCAGTAACCTTAGCTTCAAAATTTGCAAGGCTTGGAGTGGTTACTACAAAAACAAGAATCTACTCAACTCCAATATTAGAAAACTTTGATATTTTAAAACATTTTGAAGTAATAATTGGAAGAGAAGATGTGCAAAACCCAAAACCTCATAAAGAGCCAATTCTAAAGGCTTTAGATGCTTTTAAATATGATGATAAAAAACATCAAGCATTTATGGTAGGAGATACAAAACTTGATTTAATCTCTGCTTCAAATGCCTCTATAAACTCAGTTGGAGTACTATGTGGTTACTCAAATGAAGAGGAACTTTTAAAATATACTAATATTGTAAAAAAAGACTCTTTAGAAGCTGTAAAACATATTTCACTACTTTAA